A genomic stretch from Oscarella lobularis chromosome 11, ooOscLobu1.1, whole genome shotgun sequence includes:
- the LOC136193318 gene encoding uncharacterized protein isoform X1, whose product MSPNTFPVRLEGVDDGAVSSERVEHAIRLFNKDQSIFSIKELMELLCSLEICYPVPNQDNVYRFPALMTDRRRDEFWKADKKMIIYVGRRLECQDETDIIVPGTVPFLQTRSVVRLDPSPLIWKDGMVLEKRIDDVTIEGLVELDVERAKSIDVVARGPADSEAECFHFANEMMNMVREVLDDRSPGTITDHNLCLSTSALKKLAEHPPTHNQLQIEKAKSNDSPVSTIKKTEKYIDTLRELLVVPGDHYCMLPRKVKSGLLMTLDLSKESTHVLSKELGLKTSDIIACRDLCSVLRLWNERRGALVSDLVCCLRKCGLLAALHILHSDAPFVHLSDDEALAAEKAFISGCSEGKDDVEEEHVLALDDQVVEERHIDLLKYEVIENVDDLHDFARHLLGWTSNRVKQFRNDMAGRGTPAKFFHTVKKWIDDKGINAFVSELLKAFEKIGKEGKARKVLSQCKCRRKRSGTCGRTIFRKKNI is encoded by the exons ATGTCACCAAATACTTTTCCTGTTCGTCTGGAAggagtcgatgacggagcAGTGAGTTCTGAGAGAGTTGAGCATGCTATTCGGCTGTTCAATAAGGATCAAAGCATTTTCTCAATTAAAGAGCTCATGGAATTGCTTTGCAGTTTGGAAATTTGCTATCCAGTTCCGAACCAAGATAACGTTTATCGATTTCCCGCTCTCATGACAGAccgacgtcgagacgagtTCTGGAAGGCAGACAAAAAGATGATCATATACGTAGGCCGTCGTCTCGAGTGCCAAGATGAAACCGATATCATTGTTCCTGGAACCGTTCCATTTTTGCAGACACGATCGGTCGTTCGTCTCGATCCTTCTCCGCTTATCTGGAAAGACGGCATGGTATTAGAGAAGCGAATAGACGATGTCACAATTGAAGGACTTGTTGAACTAGACGTCGAGAGAGCAAAGTCAATCGACGTTGTCGCTCGCGGTCCCGCCGATTCCGAAGCCGAGTGCTTCCACTTCGCCAACGAGATGATGAACATGGTTCGGGAAGTGCTGGACGATAGGAGTCCGGGAACGATCACCGACCACAACTTGTGCTTGAGTACTTCAGCGCTGAAAAAATTGGCGGAGCACCCTCCAACGCACAATCAGTTACAGATTGAAAAGGCAAAATCGAATGACTCGCCAGTTTCTACGATaaagaagacggagaaataTATTGACACGCTTCGAGAATTGTTGGTAGTGCCAGGTGATCACTACTGCATGCTACCAAGAAAAGTCAAATCCGGCCTCCTGATGACTTTAGATTTAAGTAAGGAAAGCACTCATGTACTCAGCAAAGAATTGGGGCTGAAGACGTCAGATATCATAGCATGTAGAGATTTGTGCAGCGTTCTCCGCTTGTGGAATGAGCGTCGCGGTGCATTGGTTTCAGATCTAGTTTGTTGCTTGCGCAAGTGCGGCTTGCTTGCTGCGTTGCATATTCTGCATTCTGATGCACCTTTCGTTCATCTTTCAGACGATGAG gctCTAGCAGCCGAAAAGGCTTTTATTTCCGGTTGTTCAGAAGGCAAAGAtgacgttgaagaagaacacGTATTAG CTCTAGATGACCAGGTTGTTGAAGAGCGTCACATTGATTTGCTCAAATATGAAGTCATTGAGAACGTCGATGATTTACATGATTTTGCGAGGCACCTTCTTGGCTGGACTTCCAACAGAGTGAAACAATTTCGGAACGATATGGCTGGGAGAGGTACGCCAGCAAAATTTTTTCACACAGTGAAGAAGTGGATAGACGACAAAGGAATAAATGCATTCGTTTCAGAACTTCTGAAAgcgtttgaaaaaattggcaAGGAAGGAAAAGCTCGGAAGGTGCTATCCCAATGTAAATGCCGTAGAAAGCGGTCCGGCACATGTGGCCGGACCATTTTTCGAAAAAAGAATATTTAG
- the LOC136193318 gene encoding uncharacterized protein isoform X2, with amino-acid sequence MSPNTFPVRLEGVDDGAVSSERVEHAIRLFNKDQSIFSIKELMELLCSLEICYPVPNQDNVYRFPALMTDRRRDEFWKADKKMIIYVGRRLECQDETDIIVPGTVPFLQTRSVVRLDPSPLIWKDGMVLEKRIDDVTIEGLVELDVERAKSIDVVARGPADSEAECFHFANEMMNMVREVLDDRSPGTITDHNLCLSTSALKKLAEHPPTHNQLQIEKAKSNDSPVSTIKKTEKYIDTLRELLVVPGDHYCMLPRKVKSGLLMTLDLSKESTHVLSKELGLKTSDIIACRDLCSVLRLWNERRGALVSDLVCCLRKCGLLAALHILHSDAPFVHLSDDEALAAEKAFISGCSEGKDDVEEEHVLALDDQVVEERHIDLLKYEVIENVDDLHDFARHLLGWTSNRVKQFRNDMAGRGTPAKFFHTVKKWIDDKGINAFVSELLKAFEKIGKEGKARKIPVS; translated from the exons ATGTCACCAAATACTTTTCCTGTTCGTCTGGAAggagtcgatgacggagcAGTGAGTTCTGAGAGAGTTGAGCATGCTATTCGGCTGTTCAATAAGGATCAAAGCATTTTCTCAATTAAAGAGCTCATGGAATTGCTTTGCAGTTTGGAAATTTGCTATCCAGTTCCGAACCAAGATAACGTTTATCGATTTCCCGCTCTCATGACAGAccgacgtcgagacgagtTCTGGAAGGCAGACAAAAAGATGATCATATACGTAGGCCGTCGTCTCGAGTGCCAAGATGAAACCGATATCATTGTTCCTGGAACCGTTCCATTTTTGCAGACACGATCGGTCGTTCGTCTCGATCCTTCTCCGCTTATCTGGAAAGACGGCATGGTATTAGAGAAGCGAATAGACGATGTCACAATTGAAGGACTTGTTGAACTAGACGTCGAGAGAGCAAAGTCAATCGACGTTGTCGCTCGCGGTCCCGCCGATTCCGAAGCCGAGTGCTTCCACTTCGCCAACGAGATGATGAACATGGTTCGGGAAGTGCTGGACGATAGGAGTCCGGGAACGATCACCGACCACAACTTGTGCTTGAGTACTTCAGCGCTGAAAAAATTGGCGGAGCACCCTCCAACGCACAATCAGTTACAGATTGAAAAGGCAAAATCGAATGACTCGCCAGTTTCTACGATaaagaagacggagaaataTATTGACACGCTTCGAGAATTGTTGGTAGTGCCAGGTGATCACTACTGCATGCTACCAAGAAAAGTCAAATCCGGCCTCCTGATGACTTTAGATTTAAGTAAGGAAAGCACTCATGTACTCAGCAAAGAATTGGGGCTGAAGACGTCAGATATCATAGCATGTAGAGATTTGTGCAGCGTTCTCCGCTTGTGGAATGAGCGTCGCGGTGCATTGGTTTCAGATCTAGTTTGTTGCTTGCGCAAGTGCGGCTTGCTTGCTGCGTTGCATATTCTGCATTCTGATGCACCTTTCGTTCATCTTTCAGACGATGAG gctCTAGCAGCCGAAAAGGCTTTTATTTCCGGTTGTTCAGAAGGCAAAGAtgacgttgaagaagaacacGTATTAG CTCTAGATGACCAGGTTGTTGAAGAGCGTCACATTGATTTGCTCAAATATGAAGTCATTGAGAACGTCGATGATTTACATGATTTTGCGAGGCACCTTCTTGGCTGGACTTCCAACAGAGTGAAACAATTTCGGAACGATATGGCTGGGAGAGGTACGCCAGCAAAATTTTTTCACACAGTGAAGAAGTGGATAGACGACAAAGGAATAAATGCATTCGTTTCAGAACTTCTGAAAgcgtttgaaaaaattggcaAGGAAGGAAAAGCTCGGAAG ATTCCCGTGTCCTGA
- the LOC136193063 gene encoding galactose-3-O-sulfotransferase 2-like — MGLLFLVFSIAVNYFTWISMKTNSAESVTASSIQKHTSARRMLLFLREMLLSSGVKLIEPVRKYAYIKTHKTGSTTLWYVMKIYAINNGLRRVEARDKVHLGYPRHLQLNNSRMYRQTHKVGEYDTLYDHCRFNKSVMDKLLNKPAYITILRHPITRFVSAFYFHGRYRLLVGNETSAGQFLSEIDKYKKRVNRFAKWAGFNGMAFDLGIDPPYKDEDVERKIAEVDESFTVVLIMEYMPESMVLLKRTMGWELDDVIAVPQNSHPELVSKSGSSTDKYTAHHTDDSLDKKQKDTLAQLSHADMKIYHHFNATFWKRVQAEFRFKEEVQLYQKKLERYLKKREKKGLLEKDVILGKLKLPDKALSASKNSN, encoded by the coding sequence ATGGGGCTACTTTTCCTTGTCTTTTCCATAGCTGTGAACTATTTTACTTGGATATCTATGAAGACAAACTCCGCCGAGTCAGTGACAGCTAGTTCCATACAGAAACACACGAGCGCGAGGAGGATGCTTCTGTTTCTTCGTGAAATGCTATTGTCGTCGGGTGTGAAACTAATTGAGCCCGTTCGAAAGTACGCTTACATAAAGACACACAAGACAGGAAGTACGACCCTGTGGTATGTGATGAAGATCTACGCCATTAATAACGGACTACGAAGGGTCGAAGCAAGAGACAAAGTGCACCTTGGTTACCCCAGACACCTGCAGTTGAATAATAGTCGCATGTATCGTCAAACGCACAAAGTTGGCGAGTACGACACTCTTTATGACCACTGCCGATTCAATAAAAGCGTTATGGACAAACTCCTAAACAAGCCCGCCTATATCACTATTCTTCGCCACCCAATCACTCGATTTGTGTCTGCGTTTTACTTTCATGGACGTTACAGACTTTTGGTAGGAAACGAAACTTCTGCTGGTCAGTTTTTATCCGAAATTGACAAGTACAAAAAGAGAGTCAATCGTTTTGCGAAATGGGCTGGATTCAATGGTATGGCGTTCGATTTAGGAATCGATCCGCCGTAcaaggacgaagacgtcgagagaAAAATAGCTGAAGTGGATGAGTCATTTACCGTTGTACTCATAATGGAGTATATGCCTGAGTCAATGGTGCTATTGAAACGTACAATGGGGTGGGAACTggacgacgtcattgcagTTCCACAGAATTCTCATCCTGAATTGGTGTCAAAATCGGGATCGTCTACAGATAAATATACGGCACATCATACCGATGACTCGCTAGACAAAAAGCAGAAAGACACGTTAGCGCAACTGAGCCATGCCGACATGAAAATCTATCATCATTTCAATGCAACATTTTGGAAACGCGTCCAAGCTGAGTTCAGGTTTAAGGAAGAGGTTCAGCTGTACCAAAAAAAGCTTGAACGTTAtctcaaaaaaagagaaaagaagggTCTCcttgaaaaagacgtcataTTAGGAAAATTGAAACTTCCAGACAAGGCGCTTTCTGCATCTAAAAACTCTAATTGA